The genomic region GCCGCCGCCACCGCTGCCGTGGGCCTCGATGTGCGCCCGTGTCGGGGAATCGTCTTCCGTCACGCCACCACTGTCGCGGCAGGGGACCGGCAGGGCCACCCGGCCGCCGGTCCGGGTGCGCGGGCCCGCCCCCCGTACCAGGGTGGAGGTGTGAGAGGCGGACGCGAGGAACCGGGCAGGCTGCACGGGGAGCCGCCGCCGCGCTGGGCCCGGATCGCGCCCGCGGCGGCCCTGGTGGGGCTGGTCCTCGCGCAGATGCTCACCCCGGGCGACGTCGAGCTCGGGTTCTTCCTGGCCGGTCTGCCACCGGTGGCCGCCTTCGCGTACGGGCCGGGCGGGACCGCGTTCTTCGCCGCGCTCGTCCTCGTACTGCTGGGATCGCCCTCCCTCGGTGTCGGCCACGCGCGGGGGACGGACCTGGCCACGGTGGCCGTCATCGGGCTGCTGAGCGTGGTGATCGCCTGGGTCCGGCAGCGCCGGGACACGCAGCTGGTCAGCGTGCGGACGGTGGCGGAGGCGGCTCAGCTGGCGGTCCTCCCGCCGCTGCCGGAACAGGTGGGTCCGGTGCGCTGCTCCGGCCTCTACCGGGCGGCGCAGCACGGCACCCTGGTCGGCGGCGACCTGTACGACGTACGGGCGGGACCGCACGGGGTGCGGGCGCTGGTCGCCGACGTGCAGGGGCACGGCCTGGCGGCGGTCGCCACGGTGGCGGCGCTGCTCGGGGCCTTCCGCGAGGGGGTGCTCGACGACGCCGGGCTGGCGGCGGTCGCGGCCCGGCTGGACCGGCGGTTGGTCGCAGACTCGGCGGCCGCCTCCGACGAGCACCCCGAGCTGTTCGCGACGGCGCTGCTGCTGGAGTTCCCGCCCGGGCTGGACTTCGTACGGCTCGTCTCGTGCGGGCATCCGCCCGCGCTGCGGCTGCGCGGGCCGGCGGTCGACGAGGTGGCCGTGGAGCCGGGGCCGCCGCTGGGCCTGGGGCTCGCGGGTCTGACCCTGCCGCCGGTTGCCGAGCTGGCGGTGCGGCCAGGGGACCGGTTCCTGCTGCACACCGACGGGGTGACGGAGGCCCGGGACGTGTCGGGGCAGTTCTATCCGCTGTCCGCGCGGCTGCCCGTGATGGCGAGGGAGCCGGCGGGCCTGGTGGGGGCGGTGTGGCGGGACCTCGCGGCCTTCACGGACGGCGGCCCGCGTGACGACGTGGCCCTGCTGCTGCTGACACTTCCCGGCCCGGCGGGCGCGGAATGACCTCGACGGGCGCCGAGATGTGTACTGTGCGTAACCAGTGAACACCCACAGTGACGCCAGGATGGGAGTCGCCATGGCCATGCTGCTGATCAGAGGAAAGTTCAAGGTGGAGGGGGGCGCCAAGCCGGACGGCGACACCCTCCCGTTCATCCCGGACAACGTGGCCGACTGGAAGCTCGTGCCCGGGAGCGAGAAGATCGTGCCCAAGGCCGACGGCCGCGTGAGCATCCGGCTCGAAGGAATCGACGCGCTGGAGACCCACTACGGCGAGAAGAAGCCGCACATCGAGCACCAGCCGCGGGGCCTCGCCCACGAGGCCGCGGACCAGCTGCTGAAGTTCCTCGGGTTCGAGACCGTCCTGCGCGACGAGGACGAGACCGTCGCCACCACGCCGGACACCGTGAACGGCTGGATCCTCACCCGAGGGGCCGACGACTACGGCCGCTGCGTGGCCTTCGTCGGCAAGGGCACCCCGCCCGTGTACAGCGGCTACTGGACCGGGGTCGACGACGACCTGCTGGAGAGGACCGCCAACCACCGCCTGCTCCTGCTCGGCCTGGCCTACCCGACCTTCTACTCGGGCCTGCCCGATTACCTGCGCGAACTCCTCACCGACGCCTCGGAGAAGGCGAGGGCGTCGTCGAAGGGCGTGTGGAAGGCCGACAAGACCCTCACCGGGGTGACGGTCCACGGAATGGCCTCGCTCACGGACGACGACACCGGCGCGGTGATCCTGCCGAAGCTGTTCCGCCGCCTGAAGGACTACCTGGACTTCAAGGCTCCCGACGCGTCACTGGACTGCTTCCGCGCCTATCTGGCAGGAGCCGCGGACGACGAGTACCGCCTCCTGCCCGACTCCGGGAAGCTCCTGCGCGGTATGCACCACATCGTCGAGGTCACCGACGACAACACCGTGAGGATGACCCACCCTTCCCGGGACATCGTCTTCAAGGAGAAGTGAGCGGGAGCCCGCCGGGACCGTGGCCCCGGCGGGTCGACGCCCGCCCCGCTCGGCGGGGTCAGCCGGCGCTGACGATGAACGCGCGCACCATCTTGCAGGTGACATTGGACGGCCGGTGGATCCCCGTCCGGACGGCCATCGTCCGGATCTTCCGGTTGGTGGCGCGCCGGGCGTCATAAGTCCCCGAGTCGAGCAGGGATATCGCCAGCCGCATCGCCTTCAGCCGACGGTTGTGGCTCTCGTACCACTCGCGGGGCAGCCCCGCCGGCAGCGGCTTCTTCTTGACGTGCGCAATGGTGGTGGCAGTGGCCATCTACAGCCTCCCAAACGGTAGTTGGCTTCCTGTCGTTCTCCCTCGATTTTACCGGCGACCACTGACAAAAGCCCTGGCCGGGCAGGCTCTGGATAGGCTGGGCACCATGGAGATCTGGATCAACCCCGCCTGTTCCAAGTGCCGCAGCGCGCTGACCCTGCTGGACGCGGAGGGCGCCGACTACACGGTGCGCCGCTACCTGGAGGACGTGCCCTCCGAGGACGAGATCCGCGAGGTGCTCGGCCGCCTCGGGCTGGAGCCGTGGGACATCACGCGCACCTCGGACCCGCTGGCCAAGGAGACGGGGGTACCGGACCTGCCGCGCGAGGAGACCGACGCCGCCCGGGGCCGCTGGATCGCGCACCTGGCCGCGCACCCGAAGCTGATCCAGCGCCCGATCATCACCGCCGAGGACGGCACGGCCGTGGTCGCCCGCTCCGAGGAGGCCGTCCGCGAGGCGATGTCCCGCACCGCCTAGACGCGGCGGGCGATGACCTCCATGCACGCGCGGTAGCGCTCGCTGACCGCGTAGTGCAGGGGCTCGAAACCGTGCTCGGCCAACAGCTCGTAGAGGCGCGGGCGGCTGAAGTTGTGGAAGTGCTCCAGCTCCCCCCAGTAGGGGTTGGCGTCGGCCGCGTCCAGCAGCCGCCACACCGCGCAGTCGTAGTTGGGCATCGACGCGAAGATCACGCCGTCCTCCCGCAGCAAGCGGTGCGCGGCGACCAGGCCCTCGCCGGGGTACGGCATGTGCTCCAGCACGTCGGCCAGGCTGATCACGGAGTACCGGCCGGGCGCGTCGAGCGACGTGAGGTCGGCGCAGTGCGCCTCGATGCCGAGCCGGCGCAGCCCCTCGGCGGTCGAGGGCCGCAGATCGAGGCCTTGGGGCTCGAAGCCCCACTCCTGCGCCGTGAACAGCAGCGATCCGTTGCCGAAACCGACGTCGAGCCAGCAGCCGTCCGCGACGTAGCGCGCGACGCGCTCCACGATGCGGGCCGAGATGTAGCGGTTCTGCTCGAACCCCGCGCCCGGCTGCTGGTTCGGGTTGGTCGAGGAGAAGATCTCCGCCGAGACCTCGTCCGTGAAGTAGCCGTCGGTGAAGACGTGTCCGCAGGGGGCGCAGCGCATCCAGACGATGGCCGGCCCGACCACCGGCTTGTAGAGCGGATGGCCCGAGCAGTCGCCGGTCCTCAGCGCGGAGATCTCGGCGGCGGAGCAGAGCGGACAGGCGTCGTACAGCAGACGCGGCTGGCTCGTGACGGGTGGGGCAGCGATGGCTGGACTGGAGGACATGTCAGGAAAATAAGGGCCGTTTCGGTCGTCACGGTGGCGGCGCGCTGGACACACCTAGGCGTCGAACAGGCGGGCGATCTCCGGGGCCGCGGTCAGCGGCAGAGCGTGGTGCGAGATCCCCGGCAGTACCTCGACACGCGCGCCCGGCAGCGCGTCGCGCGCGGCCCGGGCCGCGCGGGCGGCATCGTGGCAGCGGGTGCGGCCCGCGAACAGGATGCGGACCGGCAGCTCCCGAAGCCCGGTCAGGTCCGGGCGCGGACCGGTCACCGGCCGGACGGCGGGAAAGGCGGCCGTCTCGTCCTGGAGCCGGAGCCAGGCCGGGTCGAGCGGGGCCCCGCCGGTCTCCCAGGCGAGGAAGGAGCGGATCCGCTCCGGGGTGGGCCGGACCAGCACGGGGAGCGCGCGCAGCACGTAGCCGGGGCGGAGCCCGGCGAAGACCTGGGTCGGGTCGAGCAGGACGAGGCGGTCGAGCCGGGCGGAGGTCCGCCCGGCGTCGGCGACCGCGTAATGGGCGGCGATCCAGGCCCCGTACGAGTGCCCGCCGAGGGTGACGGGACCCCGGCCGCCCCGGTCGCCGAGCCCGTCGAGGACCGCGTCGAGCCAGCCGACGAGGTCCCCGGTGGCCCGCAGCGCCCGCTCGGGCGCCGGGACACTGAGCCCCGGGTCCCCGACCAGGTCCACGGCGTGCACCCGGTGGGTACGCGCGAGCCCGGCCGCCGCGCAGGCTCCCCACACCGTGGAAGTGGCCCCGCCGCCCGGCAGCAGGACCAGCGGCGGGGCTCCGGCCGGACCGCAGCTGTTGACGCGGGTGGCCCCGTACGGGGTGGGCAGCACGGCGGCCTCGACCGGTTCGGGCCACAGGCCGAGCACCTCGTCGTAGGCGGTGCGGAAGGAAGCGGTGGGGACGGAAGCGGTGCGGGAGGAAGACGTCCGGAACATGGCTGGCTCCAATGCCTCGCTGGGCGATAATCTCGCTCAGCGAGAGACTCTAGGCCGGAGGCGCCGTGGACGACAACCGGGAACCCGACGATCTGCACCTGGTGCACCTGCTGCGGGCGGTGACCGTCGAATTCGGCCTGCGCCAGACGGAGTTCGCCGCCCGCAACGGCATGCACCCCACCGACGTACGGGCCCTGATCTGCCTGCTGGACGCGGCCCGCGCGGACGAGCCGGCCACGGCGGGCCTCCTCGGCGGCCGGCTCGGCCTCAACTCGGCAGGCACCACCGCCGTGATCGACCGGCTGGAACGGCTGGGCCACGTGGCCCGGGTCCGCGACGACCGCGACCGCCGCCGGATCCTGCTGCGCGTGGAGCCGGAGGCGATCCGCCTGGGCCGGGAGTTCTTCGGCCCGTTCATCGACGGGCTGCTCCAGGTCCTGGACTCCTTCGGCCCCGGCGAACGGGACACCGTCCACCGCTTCCTGACCGCCGCCCACACCGTCTTCGCGCCGGAGCCGCCCGCGTGACTCCCCGGCCACTCACCCCGCCCTCACCCGTGACCTCGTAGGGTGACCAGAGCAAATAGGTACGTACCGCACCAAAGGACCCGGCGTGAACGAGCAGCAGCAGCCGCAGGCAAGCCCCGGCGGGCAGCCGTTCCCTCCGCCACGACGGGGTGCCGACTGGATGTTCGGCGGGGTGTACGGGACGGTGCTGGCCAGCGGACTGCTGGCCGCACTCGACCAGAAGGGCGGGGACTTCAGCCCGTACTACGACGCCAGCTGGGTGCTGGTCACGGCGGCCACGGCCGGGCTCGCGCACGGCTACTCGCACCACATGACCACGCACCAGCGGGGCTCCGTCGGCCACCGGTGGCGGGTGCTGGCCCGCGCGCTGTGGCACGAGTGGCCGATCGTCGCGGCCACTCTCCCCACCGTGCTGCTGCTGGTCCTCGCGGGGCTCACGAAATGGGACTCCTACGGCG from Streptomyces sp. NBC_00190 harbors:
- a CDS encoding ArsC/Spx/MgsR family protein — its product is MEIWINPACSKCRSALTLLDAEGADYTVRRYLEDVPSEDEIREVLGRLGLEPWDITRTSDPLAKETGVPDLPREETDAARGRWIAHLAAHPKLIQRPIITAEDGTAVVARSEEAVREAMSRTA
- a CDS encoding alpha/beta fold hydrolase; the protein is MFRTSSSRTASVPTASFRTAYDEVLGLWPEPVEAAVLPTPYGATRVNSCGPAGAPPLVLLPGGGATSTVWGACAAAGLARTHRVHAVDLVGDPGLSVPAPERALRATGDLVGWLDAVLDGLGDRGGRGPVTLGGHSYGAWIAAHYAVADAGRTSARLDRLVLLDPTQVFAGLRPGYVLRALPVLVRPTPERIRSFLAWETGGAPLDPAWLRLQDETAAFPAVRPVTGPRPDLTGLRELPVRILFAGRTRCHDAARAARAARDALPGARVEVLPGISHHALPLTAAPEIARLFDA
- a CDS encoding MarR family transcriptional regulator — translated: MDDNREPDDLHLVHLLRAVTVEFGLRQTEFAARNGMHPTDVRALICLLDAARADEPATAGLLGGRLGLNSAGTTAVIDRLERLGHVARVRDDRDRRRILLRVEPEAIRLGREFFGPFIDGLLQVLDSFGPGERDTVHRFLTAAHTVFAPEPPA
- a CDS encoding thermonuclease family protein: MNTHSDARMGVAMAMLLIRGKFKVEGGAKPDGDTLPFIPDNVADWKLVPGSEKIVPKADGRVSIRLEGIDALETHYGEKKPHIEHQPRGLAHEAADQLLKFLGFETVLRDEDETVATTPDTVNGWILTRGADDYGRCVAFVGKGTPPVYSGYWTGVDDDLLERTANHRLLLLGLAYPTFYSGLPDYLRELLTDASEKARASSKGVWKADKTLTGVTVHGMASLTDDDTGAVILPKLFRRLKDYLDFKAPDASLDCFRAYLAGAADDEYRLLPDSGKLLRGMHHIVEVTDDNTVRMTHPSRDIVFKEK
- a CDS encoding class I SAM-dependent methyltransferase yields the protein MSSSPAIAAPPVTSQPRLLYDACPLCSAAEISALRTGDCSGHPLYKPVVGPAIVWMRCAPCGHVFTDGYFTDEVSAEIFSSTNPNQQPGAGFEQNRYISARIVERVARYVADGCWLDVGFGNGSLLFTAQEWGFEPQGLDLRPSTAEGLRRLGIEAHCADLTSLDAPGRYSVISLADVLEHMPYPGEGLVAAHRLLREDGVIFASMPNYDCAVWRLLDAADANPYWGELEHFHNFSRPRLYELLAEHGFEPLHYAVSERYRACMEVIARRV
- a CDS encoding PP2C family protein-serine/threonine phosphatase, giving the protein MRGGREEPGRLHGEPPPRWARIAPAAALVGLVLAQMLTPGDVELGFFLAGLPPVAAFAYGPGGTAFFAALVLVLLGSPSLGVGHARGTDLATVAVIGLLSVVIAWVRQRRDTQLVSVRTVAEAAQLAVLPPLPEQVGPVRCSGLYRAAQHGTLVGGDLYDVRAGPHGVRALVADVQGHGLAAVATVAALLGAFREGVLDDAGLAAVAARLDRRLVADSAAASDEHPELFATALLLEFPPGLDFVRLVSCGHPPALRLRGPAVDEVAVEPGPPLGLGLAGLTLPPVAELAVRPGDRFLLHTDGVTEARDVSGQFYPLSARLPVMAREPAGLVGAVWRDLAAFTDGGPRDDVALLLLTLPGPAGAE